A window from Enterocloster bolteae encodes these proteins:
- a CDS encoding carbohydrate ABC transporter permease — MAGKKSEKRKYSHSQQLLDKRLGLLLMVPIAAVIFGITGIPFIRALYLSFTNKVVGVPEQFIGFDNYLALFGDKIYWKSLYNTIIYTVGCITAKLALGLLLAVILNQKFRGKAFFRTALLIPWALPGMVAATTWRWMYDSTYGIINSLLLKAGLISLPIPWLSNPDITLLSTMIVNVWRGVPFFMFSLLGALQTLDGQIFEAAYVDGAGMFKRFWYITLPGISSVLGISTLLSTIWTFNDFENVFLITGGGPIYSSSVISTYTYDLAFIQNSFGRALSVAVSVIPLMLILILVSQKVINGDRNE; from the coding sequence ATGGCAGGAAAAAAATCAGAGAAAAGGAAGTATTCGCATTCCCAGCAGCTGTTAGATAAGCGTCTCGGGCTTCTGTTGATGGTGCCAATTGCTGCCGTGATATTTGGTATTACCGGAATCCCGTTTATAAGGGCATTGTACTTAAGCTTTACGAACAAAGTGGTAGGGGTACCGGAACAGTTTATTGGGTTTGACAACTATCTGGCTCTATTTGGGGATAAGATTTACTGGAAGTCCCTGTACAATACGATTATCTATACAGTGGGATGTATCACGGCGAAACTGGCGCTGGGACTTCTGCTGGCAGTTATCCTGAACCAGAAGTTCAGGGGAAAGGCATTTTTCAGGACCGCGCTTCTTATTCCCTGGGCATTGCCCGGAATGGTGGCGGCCACTACCTGGAGATGGATGTATGACAGCACGTACGGCATTATCAACAGCCTGCTGCTGAAAGCCGGGCTTATAAGCCTTCCTATCCCATGGCTGAGCAACCCTGATATCACGCTGTTAAGCACCATGATTGTGAATGTGTGGAGAGGTGTGCCTTTCTTCATGTTCAGTCTTCTGGGAGCGCTGCAGACTCTGGACGGACAGATTTTTGAGGCGGCCTATGTGGACGGCGCAGGTATGTTTAAGCGTTTCTGGTATATAACGCTTCCGGGAATCTCAAGTGTTTTGGGCATTTCCACACTTTTGTCAACCATATGGACCTTTAATGATTTTGAGAATGTATTTTTAATCACTGGAGGTGGACCGATTTACTCCTCCAGTGTAATCTCCACTTACACCTATGACCTGGCATTTATACAGAATTCATTTGGCAGGGCTCTCTCGGTGGCAGTGTCGGTGATACCGCTAATGCTCATACTGATTCTGGTATCCCAGAAGGTAATTAATGGGGACAGAAATGAATAG
- a CDS encoding carbohydrate ABC transporter permease, producing the protein MVMKKRSRIMRTTATYGILMIALLWTIFPIYWMIKSSLTVNEEMYVARPPLFSNVITFDHYIDLIYNTSFMHNVWNSFVIAAITTIICLAIGILGSYAMTRLKYPGRSFFRNSIIISYLMPTAVLFVPMYVFVSSLGFYDNKYSLLIIYPTFVVPYCCYMLISYFKAIPYALEEAALIDGCNRLQTLWYIIMPIALPGIAVVATFAFTMAWNEYLYAMIMTTSNVQKTATVAISGFKYADSAIWGRIMSASVVCSLPVTLLYIVAQSMLISGKYEGSVK; encoded by the coding sequence ATGGTAATGAAGAAACGCAGCCGGATCATGCGGACCACAGCTACCTACGGGATTTTAATGATTGCGCTTTTATGGACAATCTTTCCCATTTACTGGATGATAAAATCATCCCTTACTGTAAATGAAGAAATGTATGTAGCCAGACCGCCGTTATTTTCAAATGTAATAACCTTTGATCATTATATTGATTTGATTTATAACACCTCTTTTATGCACAATGTCTGGAACAGCTTTGTGATAGCGGCCATTACAACAATCATATGCCTGGCAATCGGTATACTTGGATCGTATGCAATGACACGGCTTAAGTATCCGGGAAGATCTTTTTTCAGGAACAGTATTATAATTTCATACCTTATGCCTACGGCGGTGCTGTTCGTACCCATGTATGTGTTTGTGAGCAGCTTGGGGTTCTATGATAATAAATATTCGCTTTTAATCATATACCCTACATTTGTAGTGCCCTATTGCTGCTATATGCTTATCAGCTATTTTAAGGCGATTCCATATGCGCTGGAGGAGGCGGCGCTTATAGACGGCTGCAACCGTCTGCAGACGCTGTGGTATATCATTATGCCGATTGCCCTTCCCGGAATTGCAGTGGTGGCCACCTTTGCATTTACCATGGCGTGGAATGAATATCTGTATGCCATGATTATGACAACCAGCAATGTGCAGAAAACGGCTACGGTAGCCATATCGGGCTTCAAGTATGCTGATTCCGCCATATGGGGGAGAATCATGAGCGCTTCAGTGGTCTGCTCACTGCCGGTAACGCTGCTTTATATTGTTGCGCAGAGCATGCTCATATCCGGCAAATATGAAGGAAGTGTTAAGTAA
- a CDS encoding mandelate racemase/muconate lactonizing enzyme family protein, producing MEDRDDMLMDHVNTNSRPGDLKITDIRVADIVGAPMHCTLVKVYTNQGLVGYGEVRDGGSRNYVLALKSRLIGENPCNIDKLFRRIKQFGGPARQGGGVCGIELALWDLAGKAYGVPVYQMLGGKFRDRIRMYCDTDIEGKHTGKEMGEALKKRMEKGFTFLKMDLGIDLLYDIPGALCAPLGMVGDLNQSSRTYEAISRRLTPEKRSLRNRMYDMQNIPHPFTGVQVTEYGYDILEQYVKDVRSVIGYEIPLAIDHFGHIGVESCIRLARRIEKYNIAWMEDLIPWQLTDQYVRLRNSTTVPICTGEDIYLKENFRPLMERGGVSVIHPDILTSGGILENKKIGDMAQEYGVAMAVHMAESPIACMAAVHSIAATENFLALEFHSVDVPWWSDLVTGLPNPIVDNGYITVPDAPGLGIENLEDEVIREHLHPDYPDMWADTSDWDNDYSHDRTWS from the coding sequence ATGGAAGATAGAGACGATATGCTTATGGATCATGTGAATACCAATTCCAGACCAGGTGACTTAAAGATTACGGACATAAGGGTAGCTGATATTGTAGGGGCTCCCATGCATTGTACCCTGGTAAAGGTTTATACAAACCAGGGACTGGTGGGCTATGGAGAAGTCAGGGACGGCGGGTCCCGCAATTATGTGCTGGCACTTAAAAGCCGTCTTATAGGCGAGAATCCCTGCAATATAGATAAGCTGTTCCGCAGGATTAAACAGTTCGGAGGCCCTGCCAGACAGGGCGGCGGAGTATGCGGCATAGAGCTTGCCCTCTGGGACCTGGCGGGAAAAGCATATGGGGTACCGGTGTATCAGATGCTGGGAGGTAAATTCAGGGACCGCATCAGAATGTACTGCGATACGGATATCGAGGGAAAACATACCGGCAAGGAAATGGGGGAAGCCCTTAAAAAGAGGATGGAGAAGGGATTTACTTTCCTGAAAATGGATTTGGGAATCGATCTTCTGTATGACATTCCGGGGGCGTTGTGCGCGCCGTTAGGCATGGTCGGGGATTTAAACCAGTCGTCCAGGACATATGAGGCCATCAGCCGCAGGCTGACTCCGGAAAAGAGGAGCTTAAGGAACCGGATGTATGACATGCAGAATATTCCCCATCCGTTTACAGGGGTCCAGGTAACGGAATATGGTTATGATATTCTGGAGCAGTATGTAAAGGATGTTAGAAGTGTGATTGGGTATGAGATTCCTCTGGCTATTGACCATTTCGGGCATATAGGCGTGGAATCCTGCATCAGGCTGGCCAGAAGGATCGAGAAGTACAATATCGCATGGATGGAGGACCTGATACCCTGGCAGCTGACAGACCAGTACGTAAGGCTGAGAAATTCCACCACAGTGCCCATTTGTACAGGTGAGGACATATATCTGAAAGAGAATTTCCGTCCTCTTATGGAACGGGGAGGCGTATCAGTCATCCATCCGGATATTCTGACCAGCGGTGGCATACTGGAGAACAAGAAAATCGGGGACATGGCACAGGAATACGGAGTGGCCATGGCAGTACATATGGCGGAAAGCCCCATTGCCTGTATGGCAGCGGTCCACAGTATTGCAGCCACTGAAAACTTCCTGGCTTTGGAGTTCCATTCCGTGGACGTTCCATGGTGGTCCGACCTGGTAACAGGATTGCCAAATCCAATCGTAGACAACGGATATATAACAGTGCCTGACGCGCCGGGGCTTGGGATTGAAAACCTGGAGGATGAAGTGATACGTGAACATCTCCATCCGGATTACCCGGATATGTGGGCAGATACATCCGATTGGGACAATGATTATTCACATGACCGCACCTGGTCATAA
- a CDS encoding RraA family protein yields the protein MIYYTRDQIIELTSRWKGERFEDGRPRVPDYLLDKLRTMTIEEIWLPLFLKDYKFQFEGEMKKLHDGLKLVGRAVTAVFMPTRPDLMEAVRTEGDARGYQGTCNQWVVDHLQEGDVVVADMFDKVWNGTFVGGNLTTAINVRTRTGGAVIWGGVRDIEQMQKIDTQVYYRGTDPTPIRECLMTSYNGPAKIGKAVCMPGDIVMGTTSGILFIPAYLVEELVNSAEKSHAKDIFGFAMLEQGTYSAAEIDSTVWPEEMVDKMIDFIEHDSSCEKYRGLDWSLEINAARGDQEAVDELMKGYLV from the coding sequence ATGATTTATTATACAAGAGATCAGATTATAGAGTTGACCAGCCGGTGGAAGGGAGAGCGCTTTGAAGACGGAAGGCCCAGGGTACCGGACTATCTTCTGGATAAATTGCGGACCATGACAATTGAGGAGATATGGCTGCCTTTATTTCTTAAGGACTACAAGTTTCAGTTTGAGGGTGAGATGAAGAAGCTGCACGACGGACTGAAACTGGTAGGAAGGGCTGTAACGGCTGTCTTTATGCCCACAAGACCTGATTTAATGGAAGCTGTCAGGACGGAAGGGGATGCCAGAGGGTATCAGGGTACATGCAACCAGTGGGTGGTTGACCACCTGCAGGAAGGGGATGTGGTGGTTGCCGACATGTTTGACAAGGTTTGGAACGGCACATTTGTAGGCGGGAATCTGACCACAGCCATCAATGTCAGGACCAGGACAGGGGGCGCTGTAATATGGGGAGGCGTGCGCGATATCGAGCAGATGCAGAAGATTGACACCCAGGTTTATTACAGGGGAACAGACCCCACCCCCATCAGGGAATGCCTGATGACATCCTATAACGGACCTGCAAAGATTGGCAAGGCAGTGTGTATGCCCGGCGATATTGTCATGGGCACCACCAGCGGTATCCTGTTTATCCCCGCATATCTTGTGGAGGAGCTGGTCAACAGCGCTGAAAAATCACATGCCAAGGATATATTTGGTTTTGCCATGCTGGAACAGGGAACATACAGTGCGGCTGAAATTGACAGCACGGTCTGGCCTGAGGAAATGGTAGACAAAATGATCGATTTTATTGAACATGATTCCTCCTGTGAGAAGTACAGGGGACTGGACTGGTCCTTGGAAATAAATGCGGCCAGAGGAGATCAGGAAGCGGTGGATGAATTGATGAAGGGGTATCTTGTGTAA
- a CDS encoding 2-oxoacid:acceptor oxidoreductase family protein encodes MKEIVFAGSGGQGVLTAGLIISDIAATEGINVTWVPSYGSAMRGGTANCTVKYCENTIYNPSQEQPDLLLAMNSPSFHKFLPLVAPGGVVVIGDLVEIPEDARKDVTYVRVPATRISTELNNPKGANIVMTGAIVKLMGDFTKEAAIAAMIHMFEKKGKSRFNEANEKAFNAGYDAVETLALDSCVR; translated from the coding sequence ATGAAGGAAATCGTATTTGCAGGTTCCGGCGGACAGGGTGTATTGACAGCCGGGCTAATCATCTCTGATATTGCGGCCACAGAGGGCATCAATGTGACCTGGGTCCCCTCCTACGGCTCCGCCATGCGCGGCGGCACTGCCAACTGCACGGTGAAATACTGTGAGAATACCATTTATAACCCATCCCAGGAACAGCCTGACCTGCTTCTGGCCATGAACAGCCCATCCTTTCACAAATTCCTCCCCCTGGTAGCGCCCGGCGGGGTGGTGGTAATCGGCGACCTGGTGGAGATACCGGAGGATGCCCGGAAGGACGTGACCTATGTGCGTGTGCCGGCCACCAGGATTTCCACTGAACTAAACAATCCCAAAGGCGCCAATATTGTCATGACAGGCGCCATCGTAAAGCTCATGGGTGACTTTACCAAGGAGGCAGCCATCGCAGCCATGATCCATATGTTTGAGAAAAAGGGAAAATCCCGTTTTAATGAAGCCAATGAAAAGGCATTCAACGCCGGGTATGACGCGGTGGAAACACTGGCTTTGGATTCCTGCGTAAGATAA
- a CDS encoding thiamine pyrophosphate-dependent enzyme — protein MSASNKERKVPVLVDKPMDFCPGCGHGIISRLIMECLDELEQSDNIIFPIGVGCSSNLGAGLECDRLHCSHGRAGAVATGMKRVNPDVLIVSYQGDGDAYNIGIAETFNAAYRNENITVIVVNNTNFGMTGGQMSLTTMEGQKTSTSVHGRDCSVTGYPLRFPEMVAREFPGAAYAARGTVTSPSKINQLKGYIKNGLQAQMNHEGYSVIEVLSPCPVNWGLTPVKAMERIESELVPYYPLGEFKKREVR, from the coding sequence ATGTCAGCTTCCAATAAAGAAAGAAAAGTCCCTGTTCTGGTAGATAAGCCAATGGACTTCTGCCCGGGATGCGGCCACGGAATCATAAGCCGCCTCATCATGGAGTGTCTGGATGAACTGGAGCAGAGTGATAACATCATCTTCCCCATTGGAGTGGGATGTTCCTCCAATCTGGGTGCAGGCCTGGAATGCGACCGCCTCCACTGTTCCCATGGACGGGCAGGCGCAGTGGCCACCGGCATGAAGCGGGTCAATCCGGATGTCCTCATCGTATCCTACCAGGGCGACGGCGACGCCTACAACATAGGAATCGCGGAAACCTTCAACGCGGCATACCGCAATGAAAACATAACTGTTATCGTTGTGAACAACACCAACTTCGGCATGACCGGCGGTCAGATGAGCCTTACCACCATGGAAGGCCAGAAGACCTCCACCAGCGTGCATGGACGTGACTGCAGCGTCACCGGTTATCCCCTGCGTTTTCCTGAGATGGTGGCCAGGGAATTCCCCGGCGCTGCCTACGCGGCCAGGGGCACAGTGACCAGTCCTTCCAAAATCAACCAGCTGAAGGGTTATATCAAAAACGGCCTCCAGGCGCAGATGAATCATGAGGGATACTCTGTCATCGAAGTGCTCTCCCCCTGTCCGGTGAACTGGGGACTTACCCCGGTAAAGGCCATGGAGCGTATTGAAAGCGAACTGGTCCCCTACTATCCATTAGGTGAATTCAAGAAAAGAGAGGTGCGTTAA
- a CDS encoding 3-methyl-2-oxobutanoate dehydrogenase subunit VorB translates to MAEMMKGNEAIAEAAVRAGVKFYAGYPITPSSEIMEYLSWRLPEVGGSFVQAESELAGINMVIGAAASGVRALTASSGPGISLKQEGVSTLSDEGLSAVVITQVRYGNGLGTLLSAQCDYNRETRGGGHGDYRCLVFAPASVQEFVDLMRPAYELAEKYRVVSVMMGEATLGQMMEPVTLPDFVEAERTPWALNGHYTYKKIGIFERDSMKEAVELVDKYNTIRENEQRWEDEGLEDADYVFVSYGVPGRSTLGAVRELRAQGEKVGIIRPITVWPFPEKAFYKINPNVKGIITVEANATGQLVDDAALYTKKALKERNVPAYALTYVFGTPTIRNIKKDYFEVKSGSKKEVY, encoded by the coding sequence ATGGCAGAGATGATGAAAGGCAATGAAGCCATTGCAGAGGCAGCCGTCAGGGCTGGAGTTAAATTCTATGCAGGTTATCCCATTACACCGTCCAGCGAGATTATGGAATATTTATCCTGGCGTCTCCCGGAAGTGGGCGGCAGTTTCGTGCAGGCGGAAAGCGAGCTGGCAGGCATCAACATGGTAATCGGCGCAGCCGCGTCCGGAGTCAGGGCCCTGACCGCTTCCTCCGGCCCAGGCATATCCCTGAAACAGGAAGGCGTATCCACCCTGTCCGACGAGGGCCTGTCCGCGGTTGTCATAACCCAGGTAAGATACGGCAACGGGCTGGGCACCCTGCTGTCCGCCCAGTGTGATTACAACCGTGAGACAAGAGGCGGCGGCCACGGCGATTACCGCTGTCTGGTATTTGCCCCTGCTTCGGTCCAGGAATTCGTGGACCTGATGCGCCCGGCTTATGAGCTGGCAGAAAAGTACCGCGTGGTATCTGTCATGATGGGCGAAGCCACCCTGGGCCAGATGATGGAGCCGGTAACCCTTCCCGATTTCGTGGAGGCAGAGCGCACCCCATGGGCGTTAAACGGCCATTATACATATAAAAAAATCGGTATCTTTGAGCGGGACTCCATGAAGGAAGCCGTGGAGCTGGTAGACAAATATAACACTATCAGGGAAAATGAGCAGCGGTGGGAAGATGAGGGACTGGAGGATGCGGACTATGTATTCGTGTCATACGGAGTTCCGGGCCGCAGCACCCTTGGCGCTGTCCGCGAGCTGAGGGCCCAGGGAGAAAAAGTGGGAATCATCCGCCCCATCACGGTCTGGCCGTTCCCGGAAAAAGCATTTTACAAAATCAATCCCAACGTAAAGGGAATCATCACCGTGGAGGCCAATGCTACGGGCCAGCTGGTGGATGACGCTGCCCTCTACACGAAAAAGGCGTTAAAGGAGCGCAATGTGCCGGCCTACGCCCTTACCTATGTGTTTGGCACGCCAACCATCCGCAATATCAAAAAAGACTATTTTGAAGTAAAATCAGGCAGCAAAAAGGAGGTATATTAA
- a CDS encoding 4Fe-4S dicluster domain-containing protein, protein MKVTVNKDRCKECGLCIHHCPRKAISKCDVLNANGYYPVQVDDEACIACGMCYITCPDGVFHVSGNIEGEVK, encoded by the coding sequence ATGAAGGTCACGGTAAATAAAGACCGCTGCAAGGAATGTGGATTATGCATCCACCACTGTCCGAGAAAGGCTATCAGCAAATGTGATGTCCTGAATGCCAACGGTTACTATCCGGTCCAGGTGGACGACGAGGCGTGTATTGCCTGCGGAATGTGCTACATCACATGTCCGGACGGCGTATTCCACGTATCAGGAAATATAGAAGGGGAGGTTAAATGA
- a CDS encoding IclR family transcriptional regulator — MADTIQALDRALELLIYLNKQGREVGITQIASDMGVYKSTVFRTLSTLEARGFVSRNPETEKYWLGSQLFVLGKSVENKMGIQEVIRPYARRLHQKYHEVVNVSILEHNPGDVYHSVIILKEMSDQQLLTVNPPVGSLSECHCSAVGKCLLAFGDNIDWAPYEERELTRYTVNTILSYEDLKEEIDKVRRRGYAMDHEEQEMGLTCIGAPILDRNKKAVAAISLSGPTSRMNSSDLEDRIEAVCNTARDISGNF, encoded by the coding sequence ATGGCTGATACGATCCAGGCATTGGACCGGGCATTGGAACTGTTAATTTATTTAAATAAGCAGGGCAGGGAAGTGGGTATAACCCAGATTGCTTCTGATATGGGGGTTTACAAGAGTACGGTGTTCCGCACCTTATCCACTCTGGAAGCCAGAGGATTTGTGAGCAGGAACCCGGAGACAGAGAAGTACTGGCTGGGAAGCCAGCTGTTTGTGCTGGGAAAGAGCGTGGAGAATAAAATGGGAATCCAGGAGGTTATACGGCCTTATGCCCGCAGGCTGCACCAGAAATACCATGAGGTGGTGAACGTGTCCATATTAGAGCATAATCCCGGCGATGTATACCACAGTGTCATTATACTGAAGGAGATGAGCGACCAGCAGCTTTTGACCGTGAACCCGCCGGTAGGCTCCCTCAGTGAGTGCCATTGCTCTGCGGTTGGAAAATGCCTTCTGGCCTTTGGTGATAATATAGACTGGGCACCCTATGAGGAACGGGAGCTGACCCGATATACGGTAAACACCATTCTTTCCTATGAGGATTTGAAGGAGGAAATCGACAAGGTGCGGCGCAGGGGTTACGCCATGGACCATGAGGAGCAGGAGATGGGCCTTACCTGCATAGGAGCCCCTATCCTTGACCGCAATAAAAAGGCTGTTGCGGCCATCAGTCTTTCCGGCCCCACCAGCCGTATGAACTCCTCGGATTTAGAGGACAGGATTGAGGCTGTCTGCAATACCGCCAGGGATATATCTGGGAATTTTTAG
- the buk gene encoding butyrate kinase, translating into MKLLIINPGGTSTKIAVFEDEEQVLKKNIIHTQEELSGFSHVFDQFGYRKGLILKTLEEEGVDIHELSGVAGRGGLMNPIPGGTYRVNERMLEDLEHAVHGEHPSNLGAALARSIGDQIGVPSFVVDPVSVDELMPKARISGISDLERPSWFHALNHKAVARWAAERIGKKYEESSLIIAHLGSGNSVVAHKNGQMIDGSGGRTNGPFSPERSGGLPTYPLVELCYSGKYTREEMVAKISSTGGMYDYLGTKDAGEVERRMGLGDETAKLVYEAFVYMVAKEICSYAAVFEGKVDCIVLTGGIAHSRYVTDEIRRMVGFLAPVEVVAGEFEMTALALGALRVLKGEEEPREYE; encoded by the coding sequence ATGAAACTATTAATCATCAATCCTGGAGGGACATCCACAAAAATCGCTGTATTTGAGGATGAGGAACAGGTGCTCAAAAAGAACATTATTCACACCCAGGAGGAGTTAAGCGGGTTCAGCCATGTATTTGACCAGTTCGGTTACAGGAAGGGGCTGATCCTTAAAACGCTTGAGGAAGAAGGCGTGGATATACATGAGCTGTCCGGAGTGGCTGGGCGGGGAGGGCTTATGAACCCTATACCGGGCGGTACATACCGGGTGAATGAGAGGATGCTGGAGGATTTGGAACATGCGGTCCACGGAGAGCATCCTTCTAACCTGGGAGCGGCCCTGGCCAGAAGCATCGGAGACCAGATTGGGGTGCCGTCTTTTGTGGTGGACCCTGTTTCGGTGGATGAGCTGATGCCGAAGGCCAGGATATCAGGCATTTCCGACCTGGAGCGTCCCAGCTGGTTTCATGCGCTGAACCATAAAGCTGTGGCCAGATGGGCAGCGGAGCGTATCGGAAAGAAGTATGAGGAGAGCAGTCTGATCATAGCCCATCTGGGTTCCGGAAACTCCGTGGTGGCCCACAAAAACGGCCAGATGATAGATGGAAGCGGAGGCAGGACCAACGGTCCCTTTTCTCCGGAGCGGAGCGGCGGACTTCCTACCTACCCCCTGGTGGAGCTGTGCTATTCCGGAAAATACACCCGTGAAGAGATGGTGGCCAAAATCAGCAGCACCGGCGGCATGTATGACTACCTGGGCACAAAAGATGCCGGTGAGGTGGAACGCCGGATGGGACTTGGGGACGAGACGGCAAAGCTGGTCTATGAAGCGTTTGTGTACATGGTGGCAAAGGAGATATGTTCGTATGCGGCTGTCTTTGAAGGAAAGGTGGACTGCATTGTACTGACAGGAGGCATAGCCCATTCCCGGTATGTGACAGATGAAATCAGGCGTATGGTGGGATTCCTTGCGCCGGTGGAAGTGGTGGCAGGGGAATTCGAAATGACAGCCCTGGCCCTTGGGGCGCTGAGGGTGCTTAAGGGGGAAGAAGAACCCAGGGAATATGAGTGA
- the nhaC gene encoding Na+/H+ antiporter NhaC: MDSLSEDHKEKRQPGAVMSFLVFGAAIAVLLLGVVLLDYDIHIVLLCALAVVCIASVPLGYSFMDLVDCMKKSLGQALAAMIIFIFIGIIISSLIFSGTVPALIYYGLQYIIPDYFLPIGLLLCSLTSISIGTSWGTVGTMGLAMMGIGAGMGIPAPLTAGMVISGAFFGDKMSSISDSTNLAPAAAGTTLYAHIGAMWKTTFPSYIITLAVFTVLGLSYHGGNFSMDTVNLFLDTIGGRFHISPLVLMPMAVLLILNLMKYPAVPSMAIGTVLAVLVAVFYQGCPMSEVVAGLNYGYAESTGVELVDKLLLRGGIQSMMYTFSLSCIAISFGGVMEHVGYLPQIVKVIIKRVRSDRMMVPVVIASTTFGTLTMGEVFLSIVVNGSLYKEAFRERGLRPEMLSRLLEEGGTLTQVFIPWSTSGVFILSTLGVGVSQYWKYAVLNYVNPVLSIVLAMFGIYVLKVGAEEKKSLCHRLIHSHKLS, from the coding sequence GTGGATTCATTGAGCGAGGACCACAAAGAAAAGAGACAGCCGGGGGCCGTCATGTCCTTCCTGGTGTTTGGGGCAGCCATTGCGGTTTTACTGCTGGGGGTTGTGCTGCTTGATTATGACATACATATTGTGCTGCTTTGCGCCCTGGCCGTGGTGTGCATTGCTTCGGTGCCTTTGGGCTACAGCTTCATGGACCTGGTGGACTGTATGAAGAAATCCCTGGGCCAGGCCCTGGCAGCCATGATCATATTTATATTTATCGGTATCATAATCAGTTCGCTGATATTTTCAGGAACCGTGCCGGCCCTTATTTACTACGGACTGCAATATATTATCCCTGATTATTTCCTTCCCATAGGCCTGCTTTTGTGCAGTCTTACATCCATATCCATCGGCACGTCCTGGGGAACCGTGGGCACCATGGGACTGGCTATGATGGGAATTGGGGCAGGTATGGGGATACCTGCGCCTCTCACCGCGGGCATGGTTATATCAGGGGCATTTTTCGGGGATAAGATGTCTTCCATATCAGACAGCACCAACCTGGCCCCCGCAGCAGCGGGAACCACGCTGTATGCCCATATTGGGGCTATGTGGAAGACTACCTTTCCTTCCTATATCATTACTCTGGCAGTATTTACAGTATTGGGATTATCCTATCACGGAGGGAATTTCAGCATGGATACTGTAAACCTGTTTCTGGATACCATCGGCGGCCGGTTTCACATAAGCCCCCTGGTGCTGATGCCTATGGCGGTGCTTCTGATTCTGAACCTGATGAAATATCCCGCAGTTCCCAGTATGGCCATCGGCACGGTCCTGGCTGTATTGGTGGCAGTGTTCTATCAGGGCTGTCCCATGAGCGAGGTGGTGGCCGGACTCAATTACGGCTATGCGGAATCCACCGGTGTGGAGCTGGTGGATAAGCTGCTGCTGAGGGGCGGAATACAGAGTATGATGTATACATTTTCCCTGTCCTGTATCGCCATATCATTCGGGGGTGTTATGGAGCATGTGGGGTATCTTCCCCAAATCGTGAAGGTTATTATTAAACGGGTCAGGAGCGACAGGATGATGGTGCCGGTGGTCATAGCCAGCACAACCTTCGGCACCCTTACCATGGGGGAGGTATTCCTCTCCATCGTGGTAAACGGCAGTTTATATAAGGAAGCATTCAGGGAAAGGGGACTGCGCCCGGAAATGCTCTCGCGGCTGCTGGAAGAAGGCGGCACATTGACCCAGGTATTTATTCCCTGGTCCACCAGCGGCGTATTTATCCTCTCCACCCTTGGGGTGGGCGTGTCCCAGTACTGGAAATATGCAGTATTGAATTATGTAAACCCTGTTTTATCCATTGTCCTGGCCATGTTCGGCATCTATGTGCTGAAGGTTGGCGCGGAAGAGAAAAAGAGCCTGTGCCATAGATTGATTCACAGCCATAAATTAAGCTGA